One segment of Arthrobacter sp. MMS18-M83 DNA contains the following:
- a CDS encoding recombinase family protein yields the protein MADFAGMLETASRQRWALICLDLGIDTSTITRAAMAQVTCTFAEMERKKIAERTRDGGEDQSHHGEAYEPP from the coding sequence GTGGCTGACTTCGCTGGGATGCTGGAAACGGCGAGCCGTCAGCGGTGGGCGCTGATCTGCCTTGACCTAGGCATTGATACCTCCACTATTACCAGGGCGGCCATGGCGCAGGTGACATGCACCTTCGCAGAGATGGAGCGCAAGAAGATAGCGGAGCGCACGCGGGACGGCGGCGAAGATCAAAGCCACCACGGGGAAGCATATGAGCCACCGTAG